The Gemmata palustris genome includes a region encoding these proteins:
- a CDS encoding magnesium transporter yields the protein MSTTRQILGDPVTTHMRTDPTRIPAGSSVAQALDYIRDHEIGGRVVYFYVVDGEGKLVGVVPTRRLLRGRPDAPVADIMIAPVAAVPHTATVLEACEFFTLHKLLAFPVVGAEGQLLGLVDVDLYTDELADLEKRQESDDLFQLVGVYLTETEQRQTVLAARKRFPWLLCNVIGGMIAAVIADAYEDVATLALVTPFIALVTGMAEGVAMQSVSLALQTLHGRRPTWATLARKVGREVLVGLLLGAFCGLIVGVVAYFWKGSARAGLSLCIGIAGGVAASAAVGIALPFLLRMARRNPQVASGPIALAAADLVTLLLYFNLGRWLLGQGA from the coding sequence GTGTCTACCACCCGCCAGATCCTGGGCGATCCCGTCACCACGCACATGCGAACCGACCCGACCCGAATCCCGGCCGGGTCGTCCGTTGCGCAAGCCCTGGACTACATCCGCGACCACGAGATCGGCGGCCGGGTCGTGTACTTCTACGTCGTCGACGGCGAGGGCAAACTGGTCGGCGTCGTCCCCACCCGCCGCCTCCTCCGGGGGCGGCCCGACGCCCCGGTTGCCGATATCATGATCGCGCCCGTCGCGGCGGTCCCGCACACCGCCACCGTGCTGGAGGCGTGCGAGTTCTTTACGCTGCACAAGTTGCTCGCGTTCCCGGTCGTGGGCGCGGAGGGGCAGTTACTAGGGCTCGTGGACGTGGACCTGTACACGGACGAATTGGCCGACCTGGAGAAGCGCCAGGAGAGCGACGATCTGTTCCAACTGGTGGGCGTGTACCTGACCGAGACCGAGCAGCGGCAGACGGTGCTCGCGGCCCGGAAGCGGTTCCCGTGGCTGCTGTGCAACGTGATCGGCGGGATGATTGCGGCCGTGATCGCCGACGCCTACGAGGACGTGGCCACACTCGCCCTGGTGACCCCGTTCATCGCGCTCGTGACGGGTATGGCGGAGGGGGTGGCGATGCAGTCGGTCAGCTTGGCCCTACAGACCCTGCACGGGCGACGGCCGACGTGGGCGACGCTGGCCCGGAAGGTGGGCCGGGAGGTGCTAGTGGGACTGCTGCTGGGAGCGTTCTGCGGGTTGATCGTCGGGGTGGTGGCGTACTTCTGGAAGGGGAGCGCGCGGGCGGGGCTGAGCCTGTGCATCGGGATCGCCGGCGGGGTGGCGGCGAGCGCGGCCGTGGGGATCGCGCTGCCGTTCCTGTTGCGAATGGCCCGCCGGAACCCGCAGGTGGCGAGCGGTCCGATCGCGCTGGCCGCGGCCGACCTGGTCACACTGTTGCTGTACTTCAACCTGGGCCGGTGGTTGCTGGGACAAGGGGCCTAA
- a CDS encoding dihydroorotate dehydrogenase electron transfer subunit has protein sequence MFHRIARVLEHVKLAERTFRVRLHCPELAGAIRPGQFVMLRLPNTTDPLLGRPFALYDTVLDAAGAPVAVDVVYLVVGKMTGRLVEVREGEELQVWGPLGKPFLDVGTPDRVTLVAGGIGQTPFLAYARELLGTRGFGGDAPRARTKNVSLYYGVRNADLAAGVDDFRAAGIDVHVASDDGSIGTKGFVTQLLESHGVTGPLVGCGPEPMLHALAKLAAKWNVPCQVSLETPMACGVGICFSCVAKVRTPDGDDYKRVCVDGPCFDAAKLVWE, from the coding sequence ATGTTTCACCGCATCGCGCGCGTTCTCGAACACGTCAAACTCGCCGAGCGCACGTTCCGCGTTCGGCTCCACTGCCCCGAACTGGCCGGCGCGATTCGACCGGGGCAGTTCGTGATGCTCCGGCTGCCGAACACCACCGACCCGTTGCTCGGGCGCCCGTTCGCGCTGTACGACACCGTGCTCGATGCTGCCGGTGCGCCGGTCGCCGTCGACGTGGTGTACCTCGTTGTGGGCAAGATGACGGGCCGGCTCGTGGAAGTGCGAGAGGGGGAAGAACTCCAAGTGTGGGGACCGCTCGGGAAGCCGTTCCTGGATGTCGGTACGCCGGACCGAGTTACGCTCGTGGCGGGCGGAATCGGGCAGACGCCGTTTCTGGCTTACGCACGCGAACTACTCGGCACGCGCGGCTTCGGTGGTGACGCCCCCCGCGCTCGCACGAAGAACGTTTCGCTGTATTACGGCGTGCGGAACGCGGACCTTGCGGCCGGTGTGGACGACTTCCGTGCCGCGGGTATTGACGTTCACGTCGCGAGCGACGACGGCAGCATCGGCACGAAGGGATTCGTGACGCAATTGCTCGAATCGCACGGGGTGACGGGGCCGCTCGTGGGGTGCGGGCCGGAGCCGATGTTGCACGCGCTCGCGAAACTGGCGGCGAAGTGGAACGTGCCGTGTCAGGTGTCGCTCGAAACGCCGATGGCGTGCGGCGTGGGCATCTGTTTCAGTTGCGTGGCGAAAGTGAGAACCCCGGACGGCGACGACTACAAGCGCGTCTGCGTGGACGGCCCGTGCTTCGACGCGGCGAAGCTGGTGTGGGAGTAA
- a CDS encoding ArnT family glycosyltransferase produces MGDALWLAVLAAWTAGWCLSAAPRLGVTYDEPFYMDAGLEAWRGWVRDDGRPEQFFHEATATNGVMPLPIDAVTLPLYIHERQSGVRLETPDAKFALLGRARAVTLGWLWLLVFSAWRLGRAAGGVWAGRIAAGLIAADPNFLGHAAIATTDIAVSAALMAFARAVYAGRAGGWWKRLILPGLWFGVAALCKISALLYGGIILVVLEVCYRFASGGLSRPVGGSWKTWGVKVTGAVFRSVLNATVILAIGLTIAVEYFGYPEPDRRPFEKVAKAVPPTEPLKPKYEKWAKEYTRVPHAVCAFAFQWWYNAHGRPTFLNGTFYPEGYRYYFPEVLLMKVPLPIFLLMLIALARPRAVANPLTVVTLLLLAALLKANLQIGVRLAFPAVALGYVALAVALGRGYSQRAPWIAVPAVLALAAVSVWVWPNGLGYLNQAHGGPGAAHWRVTDSNVDWGQGLPELKAWHEANGRPLIWVWYFGADPAVDDPPFGRFQPDVQRPEIRNEAELRRAVGPRVLAVGHTVVSLHPNVTRSKTVTLEYLRTRRPLARTSTFTLYDFRDEQNGPPALE; encoded by the coding sequence GTGGGTGACGCGCTCTGGTTGGCGGTTCTCGCCGCTTGGACGGCCGGGTGGTGCCTCAGCGCGGCCCCGCGGCTCGGCGTGACTTACGACGAACCGTTCTACATGGACGCCGGGCTAGAGGCCTGGCGCGGGTGGGTCCGCGACGACGGGAGGCCCGAGCAGTTCTTTCACGAAGCCACGGCCACCAACGGCGTGATGCCGCTCCCGATCGATGCGGTCACGCTGCCGCTCTATATCCACGAACGGCAATCGGGCGTGCGCCTCGAAACCCCGGACGCGAAGTTCGCGCTCCTGGGCCGGGCGCGGGCCGTGACCCTCGGCTGGTTGTGGCTGCTCGTCTTCTCCGCGTGGCGCCTGGGCCGGGCGGCCGGTGGAGTGTGGGCCGGGCGCATCGCGGCCGGGTTGATCGCCGCCGACCCGAACTTCCTGGGGCACGCCGCAATTGCGACCACGGACATCGCGGTGAGCGCCGCGCTGATGGCGTTCGCGCGGGCCGTGTACGCCGGGCGCGCGGGCGGCTGGTGGAAGCGACTCATTCTGCCGGGACTGTGGTTCGGTGTCGCCGCATTGTGCAAGATTTCCGCGCTGCTTTACGGCGGCATTATCCTCGTCGTTCTCGAAGTGTGCTACCGGTTCGCGTCCGGCGGGTTGTCGCGCCCGGTTGGGGGCAGTTGGAAGACGTGGGGCGTGAAAGTGACCGGGGCCGTGTTCCGCTCTGTGCTAAACGCGACGGTGATTCTCGCCATCGGCCTCACCATCGCCGTCGAATACTTCGGCTATCCCGAACCGGACCGGCGCCCGTTCGAGAAGGTCGCGAAAGCCGTCCCCCCGACCGAACCGCTGAAGCCCAAGTACGAGAAGTGGGCCAAAGAATACACCCGTGTGCCGCACGCCGTGTGCGCGTTCGCGTTCCAGTGGTGGTACAACGCCCACGGCCGGCCCACCTTCCTGAACGGCACCTTCTACCCGGAAGGGTACCGGTACTACTTCCCCGAAGTTCTGTTGATGAAGGTGCCGCTGCCGATTTTCCTCCTGATGCTTATCGCCCTCGCGCGGCCGCGCGCTGTGGCGAACCCGCTGACGGTTGTCACGCTCCTGTTGCTCGCTGCGCTCCTCAAAGCGAACCTGCAAATCGGTGTGCGGCTCGCGTTCCCGGCCGTCGCGCTGGGGTACGTTGCGCTCGCGGTCGCGCTCGGGCGCGGGTACTCCCAGCGCGCACCGTGGATCGCCGTGCCCGCGGTGCTGGCTCTGGCCGCGGTCTCTGTGTGGGTGTGGCCGAACGGGTTGGGGTACCTGAACCAGGCACACGGCGGGCCGGGCGCGGCCCACTGGCGCGTGACCGACTCCAACGTCGATTGGGGGCAGGGCCTCCCCGAACTCAAAGCGTGGCACGAAGCGAACGGGCGGCCGTTGATCTGGGTGTGGTACTTCGGAGCGGACCCCGCGGTCGATGACCCGCCGTTCGGGCGCTTCCAACCGGACGTCCAGCGCCCGGAGATCAGGAACGAGGCGGAGCTGCGCCGCGCGGTCGGCCCGCGCGTCCTGGCCGTGGGGCACACGGTCGTTTCATTGCACCCGAACGTGACGCGCTCGAAGACGGTTACACTGGAGTACCTGCGCACGCGGCGCCCGCTCGCGCGCACCTCGACGTTCACGCTCTACGACTTCCGCGACGAGCAAAACGGCCCGCCGGCACTCGAATAA
- a CDS encoding PhoH family protein translates to MPDSPVNRTLTIEDRDEAVILFGPRDQHLRALRDAFAVKAVYRSGELKIEGTAEAAEQFERALQQVRLVARKQGKLDAKDVTDVIEVIRGATTRGTGSVVATEGGRNLRTRTDGQGRYVQALQSHDVVLCVGPAGSGKTYLAVAWAVSLLRSKQVRKIVLVRPAVEAGERLGFLPGDLVAKISPYLRPLYDALADMMEPETVKKHMESEVIEILPLGYMRGRTLSHACIILDEGQNATVEQMKMFLTRMGTNSKVIVTGDMTQTDLPRTIRSGLADAVHRLRDVEGLSIVHLDQADIVRNPLVTRIVRAYEDDSPRGKKSNS, encoded by the coding sequence ATGCCTGATTCGCCGGTGAACCGCACGCTGACGATCGAGGACCGCGACGAAGCGGTGATCCTCTTCGGTCCGCGCGATCAGCACTTGCGCGCCCTCCGCGATGCGTTCGCGGTGAAGGCCGTGTACCGCAGCGGGGAACTGAAGATCGAGGGCACCGCCGAAGCCGCGGAGCAGTTCGAGCGCGCGCTCCAACAGGTGCGCTTGGTCGCGCGCAAACAGGGGAAGCTCGACGCGAAGGACGTGACCGACGTGATCGAAGTGATCCGCGGGGCGACCACGCGCGGGACCGGCTCGGTCGTCGCAACGGAAGGCGGCCGGAACCTGCGCACGCGGACCGACGGCCAGGGCCGGTACGTGCAGGCGCTCCAGTCGCACGACGTGGTGCTGTGCGTCGGCCCGGCGGGTAGCGGTAAGACGTATCTCGCGGTCGCGTGGGCGGTGTCGCTGCTCCGCAGCAAGCAGGTGCGTAAGATCGTGCTCGTGCGCCCCGCGGTCGAAGCGGGCGAGCGCCTCGGGTTCCTGCCCGGCGACCTCGTCGCGAAGATCAGCCCGTACCTCCGGCCGCTCTACGACGCGCTCGCGGACATGATGGAACCGGAGACGGTGAAGAAGCACATGGAGAGCGAGGTCATCGAGATCTTGCCCCTGGGGTACATGCGCGGCCGGACACTCTCGCACGCCTGCATCATTCTGGACGAGGGGCAGAACGCGACCGTCGAGCAGATGAAGATGTTCCTGACCCGGATGGGAACGAACTCGAAGGTCATTGTGACTGGCGACATGACGCAGACGGACCTCCCGCGCACCATTCGTAGCGGGCTCGCGGATGCCGTCCACCGGCTGCGGGACGTGGAAGGACTATCGATCGTCCACCTCGATCAAGCCGACATCGTGCGGAACCCGCTCGTCACGCGCATCGTGCGAGCCTACGAGGACGATTCGCCGCGCGGGAAAAAATCGAACTCATAG
- a CDS encoding pseudouridine synthase gives MQRLNKYLAHAGVGSRRHCDKLIAAGRVKVDGVRVTELGLKIDPTKHQVAVDDQSVKAEKLVYWAVNKPVGHLCTNHDPAGRPRAVDLLPHVEQRVYTVGRLDEGSDGLLLMTNDGDLAMGLTHPRYGVPKTYFVLVAGRPTDEDLQKLLDGVWLSDGKVRAKSAKRVKPQGNGTWVRVILTEGKNREIRRMLAKLGHKVMRLKRVAIGPVKLDKLPKGKARRISEDELKELKLFVTRSQEKVAAARLRATEKKTNPGERPV, from the coding sequence ATGCAACGTCTCAACAAGTATCTGGCGCACGCGGGCGTCGGCTCGCGGCGGCACTGTGACAAACTCATCGCGGCCGGGCGCGTGAAGGTGGACGGCGTCCGGGTCACGGAACTCGGTCTGAAGATCGACCCCACCAAGCACCAAGTGGCGGTCGACGACCAGTCGGTGAAAGCCGAGAAGCTCGTCTACTGGGCGGTGAACAAACCCGTCGGGCACCTCTGCACGAACCACGACCCCGCCGGGCGGCCGCGTGCGGTCGATTTGCTCCCGCACGTCGAACAGCGGGTTTATACCGTCGGCCGACTCGACGAGGGCAGCGACGGGCTCCTGCTGATGACCAACGACGGCGACCTCGCGATGGGGCTGACGCACCCGCGGTACGGCGTGCCGAAGACCTACTTCGTGCTCGTCGCGGGGCGCCCCACGGACGAAGACCTCCAGAAGTTGCTCGACGGCGTGTGGCTGAGCGACGGCAAGGTGCGCGCGAAGAGCGCGAAGCGGGTGAAACCGCAGGGGAACGGCACCTGGGTCCGCGTGATCCTGACCGAGGGCAAGAACCGCGAGATCCGCCGGATGCTCGCGAAACTCGGCCACAAGGTGATGCGCCTGAAGCGCGTCGCGATCGGCCCGGTGAAGCTGGACAAGCTGCCGAAGGGCAAGGCGCGCCGGATCAGCGAGGACGAACTGAAAGAGCTAAAACTGTTCGTGACGAGGTCGCAGGAAAAGGTCGCCGCCGCGCGCCTCCGGGCCACGGAGAAGAAGACCAATCCGGGCGAACGGCCGGTGTGA
- a CDS encoding DUF1559 family PulG-like putative transporter has translation MTTTSTRPNRRGFTLIELLVVIAIIAILIGLLLPAVQKVREAAARIKCQNNVKQLGLAVANYAGANNDRLPNLYDVDTSGRNRASAFHLLLPYLEQEALFRAGQTPDPGNPTDTWWGAVNGGYIYNQGVVSAYQCPSDSTANGGKVTATPAAGYTSGGYVLNYLLLGTVNGNDPTRSANALYPWKAQYGIGNIPDGTSNVVLTAERITEGGAGAGAAYGTLWWWPASHQYGSPNTSAPMFGKYSNGVPQVGVKPSMADYSRPSSAHTGGMVVGLVDGSVRTVSSSVTASTWVLVIDPADGLPVPGDW, from the coding sequence ATGACGACGACTTCGACCCGCCCGAACCGGCGCGGGTTCACGCTGATTGAACTACTGGTCGTGATCGCGATCATTGCGATCCTGATCGGGCTGCTCCTGCCCGCGGTGCAAAAGGTCCGCGAGGCCGCCGCCCGGATCAAGTGCCAGAACAACGTCAAGCAACTCGGCTTGGCCGTGGCCAACTACGCGGGCGCGAACAACGACCGGCTGCCGAACCTGTACGACGTTGACACGAGCGGACGGAACCGTGCGTCGGCGTTCCACCTGCTGCTGCCCTACCTCGAACAGGAGGCCCTGTTCCGCGCGGGCCAGACCCCCGATCCCGGGAACCCGACCGACACCTGGTGGGGCGCGGTGAACGGCGGGTACATCTATAACCAGGGGGTCGTGTCCGCGTACCAGTGCCCGTCCGACTCGACTGCCAACGGGGGGAAGGTCACGGCGACCCCGGCCGCCGGGTACACGTCGGGCGGCTACGTCCTGAACTACCTGCTGCTCGGCACCGTCAACGGCAACGACCCCACCCGGAGCGCCAACGCCCTTTACCCGTGGAAGGCCCAGTACGGCATCGGCAACATACCGGACGGCACCTCGAACGTGGTGCTGACGGCCGAGCGGATCACCGAGGGCGGGGCCGGGGCCGGGGCCGCATACGGCACCCTGTGGTGGTGGCCCGCGTCCCACCAGTACGGGAGCCCGAACACGAGCGCACCGATGTTCGGGAAGTATTCAAACGGGGTACCGCAAGTCGGGGTCAAACCGAGCATGGCCGACTACTCCCGGCCGAGCAGTGCGCACACCGGCGGCATGGTGGTCGGGTTGGTGGACGGGAGCGTTCGGACGGTGTCCTCGAGCGTTACCGCGAGCACCTGGGTGCTCGTGATCGATCCGGCCGACGGGTTGCCGGTTCCGGGCGACTGGTAA
- a CDS encoding fasciclin domain-containing protein, translating into MKSKLIAAFSFAALVFAAAPARAEEPKTIAGIVAGSKDHTILLELVKEAGLAETLSGKGEWTVFAPTDAAFKKIDADTLKKVKGDKELLKKILMAHAVKGTWVAADVVKLDGKEVETLQGTSFKITVKDKTVMVGDAKVTAADLKASNGVVHVIDTVLMPAK; encoded by the coding sequence ATGAAGTCGAAGCTGATTGCCGCGTTCTCGTTCGCCGCCCTCGTGTTCGCGGCGGCCCCGGCCCGCGCCGAAGAGCCGAAGACCATCGCCGGTATCGTCGCCGGGTCGAAGGACCACACCATCCTGCTCGAACTGGTCAAGGAAGCCGGGCTCGCGGAAACACTGAGCGGCAAGGGCGAGTGGACCGTGTTCGCCCCGACCGACGCCGCGTTCAAGAAGATCGACGCGGACACACTCAAGAAGGTCAAGGGCGACAAGGAACTGCTCAAGAAGATCCTGATGGCCCACGCGGTCAAGGGCACGTGGGTGGCCGCCGATGTCGTGAAGCTCGACGGCAAGGAAGTGGAGACGCTCCAAGGCACCTCGTTCAAAATCACGGTGAAGGACAAGACCGTGATGGTCGGCGACGCGAAGGTGACCGCGGCCGACCTGAAGGCCAGCAACGGCGTCGTCCACGTCATCGACACCGTGCTGATGCCCGCGAAGTAA
- a CDS encoding isoprenyl transferase, which produces MISTTHEPREYARSVGLDPARLPRHIAIIMDGNGRWAQRQGKERAEGHERGAHSVDVITEECCRLGIGQLTLYCLSSENWKRPKPEIDFLMALLKQYLLAEREKIQEQNIRFTVIGRRSGLPDEVLAEIDENVRLTQHNTGLTLCLAINYGSRAEIVDAVQALAGRVSRGELRPEEIDEAAISGALYTGGMPDPDLLVRTAGEMRVSNYLLWQISYAELWVTPKFWPEFDASLLHDGLRDFARRERRFGGLNADTTT; this is translated from the coding sequence ATGATTTCCACGACGCACGAACCTCGTGAATACGCCCGCTCGGTCGGACTCGATCCGGCCCGGTTGCCGCGCCACATCGCCATCATCATGGACGGCAACGGCCGGTGGGCGCAGCGCCAGGGCAAGGAACGGGCCGAGGGGCACGAGCGCGGCGCGCACTCCGTTGATGTGATTACCGAAGAGTGCTGCCGGCTCGGGATCGGCCAACTCACGCTGTACTGCCTCAGTTCCGAGAACTGGAAGCGCCCGAAGCCGGAAATCGACTTCCTGATGGCACTCCTCAAACAGTACCTGCTCGCAGAACGAGAGAAGATCCAGGAGCAGAACATCCGGTTCACGGTGATCGGTCGGCGCTCCGGGCTGCCCGACGAAGTGCTGGCCGAGATTGATGAGAACGTGCGCCTCACGCAGCACAACACCGGGCTGACGCTGTGCCTCGCGATCAACTACGGGAGCCGCGCCGAGATCGTGGACGCGGTGCAGGCGCTCGCGGGGCGCGTGAGCCGCGGGGAACTGCGACCGGAAGAGATTGATGAAGCGGCCATTTCCGGCGCACTGTACACGGGCGGGATGCCGGACCCAGACTTACTCGTGCGCACCGCGGGCGAGATGCGCGTGAGCAACTACCTGCTGTGGCAAATCTCCTACGCGGAACTCTGGGTCACACCGAAGTTCTGGCCCGAGTTCGACGCCAGTTTGCTGCACGACGGGCTCCGCGACTTCGCCCGGCGCGAGCGGCGGTTCGGCGGGCTGAACGCGGACACCACCACATGA
- a CDS encoding adenylosuccinate synthase, producing the protein MPGTCVVGLQWGDEAKGKIVDLLGDGFDIVVRYNGGANAGHTVVVNGKSFKLSLLPTGVIRSNVQSVIGNGVVVYPPRFIEEIESLVKQGGLDVSGSLFVSDHAHVIFPYHMEEERLLESGAEGKIGTTGRGIGPCYQDKVGRRFAIRVGELLQPDHLRERLRFVVPFKNKLMGALAGGTAPKVFDPEAVATEYLTYAERLRPFVRDTTRFLHDAIAANKRIIFEAAQGSLLDVDHGTYPYVTSSSSLPSGIWGGSGVPAKHLKRIIGVVKAYTSRVGQGPFPTELNDGPQGLGERIRTIGREFGTVTGRPRRVGWLDAVAVRYTAALSGADEITLMLLDVLSGIPELKICTAYELDGSRITHFPSDAHLLARCKPVYEMLPGWTEDLTAVRAISDLPSAARGYIDRVAELVGLKVSVVSVGPGREQTIMV; encoded by the coding sequence ATGCCCGGTACGTGCGTGGTCGGTTTGCAGTGGGGGGACGAGGCGAAGGGTAAGATCGTCGATCTCCTCGGTGACGGCTTCGATATCGTGGTGCGGTACAACGGCGGCGCCAACGCCGGCCACACGGTCGTCGTCAACGGAAAGAGTTTCAAACTCTCCCTTCTCCCGACCGGAGTGATCCGGTCGAACGTCCAGTCCGTTATCGGGAACGGGGTCGTCGTATACCCGCCCCGGTTCATCGAAGAAATCGAATCGCTCGTGAAGCAGGGCGGGCTCGATGTGTCCGGCTCGCTGTTCGTGAGCGATCACGCGCACGTCATCTTCCCGTACCACATGGAAGAGGAGCGGCTGCTCGAGAGCGGCGCCGAGGGGAAGATCGGCACCACCGGCCGCGGGATCGGGCCGTGCTACCAGGACAAGGTCGGCCGCCGGTTCGCCATCCGCGTCGGTGAGTTGCTCCAGCCGGACCACCTGCGCGAGCGGCTGCGGTTCGTGGTGCCGTTCAAGAACAAGCTCATGGGCGCGCTCGCGGGCGGTACGGCGCCAAAGGTCTTCGACCCCGAAGCGGTCGCCACCGAGTACCTGACCTACGCGGAACGCCTCCGACCGTTCGTGCGCGACACCACGCGCTTCCTGCACGACGCGATCGCGGCCAACAAGCGAATCATTTTCGAGGCCGCGCAGGGCAGCTTGCTCGACGTGGACCACGGCACGTACCCCTACGTCACCAGTTCGAGCAGCCTCCCGTCCGGCATTTGGGGCGGGTCCGGCGTGCCCGCGAAGCACCTGAAGCGGATCATCGGCGTGGTGAAGGCTTACACGAGCCGCGTGGGTCAGGGGCCGTTCCCGACGGAGCTGAACGACGGTCCCCAGGGCCTGGGTGAGCGTATTCGGACTATCGGGCGCGAGTTCGGCACCGTGACCGGGCGCCCGCGGCGCGTCGGCTGGCTCGACGCGGTGGCCGTGCGGTACACCGCCGCCCTTTCCGGTGCGGACGAAATCACGCTGATGCTGCTCGACGTGTTGAGCGGCATCCCGGAACTGAAGATCTGCACCGCCTACGAACTCGATGGCTCGCGCATCACGCACTTCCCGAGCGACGCGCACCTGCTGGCGCGGTGTAAGCCGGTGTACGAGATGCTACCGGGCTGGACGGAAGACCTGACCGCGGTGCGCGCGATCTCGGACCTGCCGAGCGCGGCCCGGGGCTACATCGATCGCGTCGCCGAACTGGTCGGGCTGAAGGTGTCCGTGGTGTCCGTCGGTCCCGGCCGCGAACAGACGATCATGGTGTAA
- a CDS encoding phosphatidate cytidylyltransferase has translation MIRTRLVVGSLLALGACGVLFGDSWLARSGFAWFPFLFAFLLFAGFVGSRELVRLIPVALRPSEGLVTCGVLLALFANWYPALRLQFSLVPASVWALVAWILAIVLIAAFLLEMRRYVSEPGIVVPRIALTLFAVAYLGLLSCFFAQIRWLSSDVDTSAIMLALVVFVPKGNDIGAFFTGTFLGRHKMAPVLSPKKTWEGFAGGMTAGAAIAVAFSFMGDVFSYGIPEAIAFGLAVGLAGVLGDLAESLIKRDCQMKDASKSIPGFGGVLDVIDSVLFAAPVAYLWFSWH, from the coding sequence ATGATCCGAACGCGACTGGTTGTCGGGTCGCTCCTCGCCCTGGGAGCCTGTGGTGTACTCTTCGGCGACTCGTGGCTCGCGCGCAGCGGGTTCGCGTGGTTCCCGTTCCTGTTCGCGTTCCTGCTGTTCGCCGGGTTCGTCGGCTCGCGCGAACTCGTTCGGCTCATCCCCGTCGCGCTGCGCCCGTCCGAAGGGCTCGTCACCTGCGGCGTACTGCTCGCGCTGTTCGCGAACTGGTACCCGGCGCTGCGCCTGCAGTTCAGCCTCGTGCCCGCATCCGTGTGGGCACTGGTCGCGTGGATTCTCGCGATCGTGTTGATTGCGGCATTCCTGCTCGAAATGCGGCGGTACGTTAGCGAACCAGGAATCGTGGTACCCCGAATCGCCCTGACGCTCTTTGCTGTGGCGTACCTGGGTTTGTTGTCGTGCTTCTTCGCGCAAATCCGTTGGTTATCGAGCGACGTCGATACGTCGGCGATCATGCTGGCGCTGGTGGTGTTCGTGCCGAAGGGGAACGACATCGGGGCGTTCTTCACGGGCACGTTTCTCGGGCGCCACAAGATGGCGCCCGTGCTCAGCCCGAAGAAGACGTGGGAGGGGTTCGCGGGCGGAATGACGGCCGGTGCCGCGATCGCCGTGGCCTTCTCGTTCATGGGGGATGTATTCAGCTACGGCATCCCGGAAGCGATCGCCTTCGGACTGGCCGTGGGGCTCGCCGGCGTACTCGGCGACCTGGCCGAATCGCTCATCAAGCGCGATTGCCAGATGAAGGACGCCTCCAAGAGCATTCCGGGCTTCGGCGGGGTGCTCGACGTGATCGATTCGGTACTTTTTGCCGCCCCCGTCGCGTATCTGTGGTTCAGTTGGCACTAA